A genomic segment from Syngnathus scovelli strain Florida chromosome 3, RoL_Ssco_1.2, whole genome shotgun sequence encodes:
- the LOC125965777 gene encoding patatin-like phospholipase domain-containing protein 7 isoform X2 encodes MGVTSTIYLVLNMAEIQTRLAYVCCVRQLESVKDSDYCEYIRPPIDGYGTLEFGKFDEIAEVGYQHGKTLFDVWQRSSVVDSMLKDRHQEEFYKTKSSHVVTCPNASFTDLAEIVSRIEPVKTALIEEELSEDYQTDYDEEAVESPLSDFETFMPGSRYTEGEEIGDTAETDEEI; translated from the exons GTCCTTAATATGGCAGAGATCCAAACCCGACTTGCTTATGTTTGTTGTGTCAGACAACTTGAGTCTGTTAAAGACAGTGACTACTGTGAGTATATCCGCCCTCCCATCGACGGCTATGGCACATTGGAGTTTGGCAAGTTTGATGAAATTGCT GAAGTGGGATACCAGCATGGGAAGACACTGTTTGATGTTTGGCAACGGAGTAGTGTGGTGGACAGCATGCTTAAAGACAGACATCAGGAGGAATTCTATAAGACCAAAAGTAGTCAC GTTGTCACATGTCCAAATGCCTCCTTTACGGACCTGGCAGAGATTGTGTCACGAATCGAACCTGTCAAGACTGCATTAATTGAAG AGGAACTATCAGAAGATTACCAGACCGACTATGATGAGGAGGCAGTAGAAAGCCCACTGTCCGACTTTGAGACGTTCATGCCTGGTAGCAGATACACAGAAGGAGAGGAGATAGGCGACACTGCTGAAACG GACGAGGAAATCTAA
- the LOC125965777 gene encoding patatin-like phospholipase domain-containing protein 7 isoform X1: MGVTSTIYLVLNMAEIQTRLAYVCCVRQLESVKDSDYCEYIRPPIDGYGTLEFGKFDEIAEVGYQHGKTLFDVWQRSSVVDSMLKDRHQEEFYKTKSSHVVTCPNASFTDLAEIVSRIEPVKTALIEEELSEDYQTDYDEEAVESPLSDFETFMPGSRYTEGEEIGDTAETCCGTGCAIGPDREYLTRTPQGR; encoded by the exons GTCCTTAATATGGCAGAGATCCAAACCCGACTTGCTTATGTTTGTTGTGTCAGACAACTTGAGTCTGTTAAAGACAGTGACTACTGTGAGTATATCCGCCCTCCCATCGACGGCTATGGCACATTGGAGTTTGGCAAGTTTGATGAAATTGCT GAAGTGGGATACCAGCATGGGAAGACACTGTTTGATGTTTGGCAACGGAGTAGTGTGGTGGACAGCATGCTTAAAGACAGACATCAGGAGGAATTCTATAAGACCAAAAGTAGTCAC GTTGTCACATGTCCAAATGCCTCCTTTACGGACCTGGCAGAGATTGTGTCACGAATCGAACCTGTCAAGACTGCATTAATTGAAG AGGAACTATCAGAAGATTACCAGACCGACTATGATGAGGAGGCAGTAGAAAGCCCACTGTCCGACTTTGAGACGTTCATGCCTGGTAGCAGATACACAGAAGGAGAGGAGATAGGCGACACTGCTGAAACG tgttgtggaacagGATGTGCCatcggcccagacagggagtaccttacgagaacacctcaaggtcggtga